Proteins encoded together in one Psychrobacter sanguinis window:
- a CDS encoding putative RNA methyltransferase produces MTFQPLAFDQPHFVCPYCQSPLIVDAKTWLCDGSLNDKETKHPFDVARQGYVNLLPVQNKKSKEPGDSQASIDARHRFLNQSFYQPLQQLIASLIQVKSGQSAESVQYHLNAQTWLDVGCGEGYYTGAIAEALAKIDTDHPCLIALDISKPAVATTARVAKQDQQLWYQLKADKSTAKNTAIYPMVASASHLPLVDKSIDGISTIFSPILPEEFARVLKSEGRLIIAKPDAGHLQSMREALFDDVRPHDSDKFLEELAPYFKEVATHKVSADLVLEKQALADLLTMTPYSYRAKAEKREALLASTEHQPFETTARFVVYDLVRI; encoded by the coding sequence ATGACCTTTCAACCTTTAGCATTTGATCAACCGCATTTTGTCTGTCCTTACTGTCAGTCCCCGCTCATTGTCGACGCTAAAACTTGGCTATGCGACGGCAGTTTGAACGATAAAGAGACTAAGCACCCTTTTGATGTGGCGCGCCAAGGCTATGTTAATTTATTACCGGTACAAAACAAAAAGTCTAAAGAGCCGGGGGACAGCCAAGCGTCTATCGATGCCCGCCATCGTTTTTTAAACCAAAGCTTTTATCAGCCGTTACAGCAGCTAATTGCCAGTTTGATTCAAGTAAAGTCAGGGCAATCAGCAGAATCAGTTCAATATCATTTAAATGCGCAAACTTGGCTGGATGTGGGCTGTGGAGAGGGCTATTACACGGGTGCTATAGCTGAGGCTCTAGCGAAAATAGATACCGATCATCCTTGTTTAATCGCACTGGATATCAGTAAGCCGGCGGTCGCCACAACCGCGAGAGTAGCAAAACAAGACCAGCAGCTTTGGTATCAGCTTAAAGCAGATAAATCGACGGCCAAAAATACCGCCATTTATCCTATGGTGGCCAGCGCCTCGCACTTACCCTTAGTAGACAAGAGTATTGATGGCATTAGCACTATTTTTAGTCCGATATTGCCCGAAGAATTTGCTCGAGTATTAAAGTCGGAGGGGCGTCTAATTATTGCCAAGCCAGATGCGGGGCATTTGCAAAGTATGCGTGAGGCATTGTTTGATGATGTGCGTCCGCATGATTCGGATAAGTTTTTAGAGGAGCTAGCCCCTTACTTTAAGGAGGTGGCAACGCATAAGGTATCGGCAGATTTGGTGCTTGAAAAGCAGGCCTTGGCTGATTTATTAACTATGACCCCGTATTCTTACCGGGCTAAAGCTGAAAAGCGTGAGGCGTTATTGGCTTCTACTGAGCATCAGCCGTTTGAGACTACTGCTCGCTTTGTGGTTTATGATTTGGTGAGAATTTAG
- the mraY gene encoding phospho-N-acetylmuramoyl-pentapeptide-transferase: protein MLYWLFDSWLSQFYSPFSAVSSLTLRALLTVITSLAFSIILGPRTIAYLRSVKYDQAVRDDGPKTHLAKTGTPTMGGVLILTSIGFSTLCWANLTNPYVWILMVVMVIFGAVGWADDWLKIKYKNPKGLIARKKYFWLSVGALFVGSSLYYIASQQPDPASTKAMVDLLIPLFKDWVIPFSAVPFGLAFIIFTYFVINGSSNAVNLTDGLDGLAILPVVFVAAGLGVFSYVSGDVRFADYLHVPYIAYNSEVTIVCAAMIGSGLGFLWYNAHPAQVFMGDVGALALGAMLGTIAVMTRQEIAFAIMGGLFVAEAVSVILQVGSFKLRKKRVLLMAPLHHHFEELGWKETQVVVRFWIIAILLVVLGLMTLKLR, encoded by the coding sequence GTGTTATATTGGTTGTTTGACAGTTGGTTGAGTCAATTCTATTCACCGTTTTCAGCGGTGTCATCTTTAACTCTACGGGCACTGCTCACTGTCATTACCTCACTCGCCTTTAGTATTATCCTCGGCCCACGTACTATCGCTTATCTTCGCAGTGTCAAATATGACCAAGCGGTACGTGATGATGGTCCTAAAACCCACTTAGCAAAAACCGGTACACCAACCATGGGTGGGGTACTTATTTTAACCTCAATTGGTTTCTCAACATTGTGTTGGGCCAATTTAACCAACCCTTATGTTTGGATTTTAATGGTGGTGATGGTTATTTTTGGGGCAGTAGGTTGGGCAGATGACTGGCTTAAGATTAAATATAAAAACCCCAAAGGTTTAATCGCTCGCAAAAAGTATTTTTGGTTATCAGTGGGCGCTTTGTTTGTGGGTAGTTCCCTGTATTATATCGCCAGTCAGCAACCTGACCCCGCCAGTACCAAGGCTATGGTGGATTTATTGATACCTCTATTTAAAGATTGGGTTATCCCTTTCTCAGCGGTACCTTTTGGTTTGGCATTTATTATTTTCACCTACTTTGTCATTAATGGCTCGTCTAATGCGGTGAACCTCACCGATGGTCTAGACGGCTTGGCCATTTTGCCAGTAGTATTCGTTGCCGCCGGTCTCGGTGTCTTTTCTTATGTATCAGGTGATGTACGCTTTGCCGACTATTTGCATGTACCCTATATTGCTTATAACTCTGAGGTGACCATTGTCTGTGCTGCCATGATTGGCTCTGGTTTGGGCTTTTTATGGTACAACGCGCATCCAGCACAAGTATTTATGGGCGACGTTGGTGCTTTGGCACTGGGGGCGATGTTGGGTACTATCGCGGTAATGACCCGTCAAGAAATTGCTTTTGCCATTATGGGTGGTTTATTTGTGGCAGAAGCTGTATCAGTCATCTTACAAGTGGGCTCATTTAAGCTACGTAAGAAACGCGTGTTATTAATGGCACCGTTGCATCATCACTTTGAAGAGCTGGGCTGGAAAGAGACCCAAGTTGTGGTGCGCTTTTGGATTATTGCTATTTTGCTGGTAGTGCTAGGACTAATGACCTTAAAGCTGCGTTAA
- a CDS encoding UDP-N-acetylmuramoyl-tripeptide--D-alanyl-D-alanine ligase, with protein MSQSNTDSAQTSGLFNWTPEHLQAATAQLDSQWIGLDAQNKTTLNATRIITDTRKIQAGDIFLAIVGENFDGHNFVTAAVEKGAIAAIVSQPIEALPVPQLKVDDTRLAFGQIAAYRRQQHPNLKVIALTGSSGKTTVKEMLRHIFTQVETANAAQQSTTLVTRGNLNNDFGVPMMLLELEQQHRYAVLELGANHVGEIAYTTAMVKPDVACILNIGTAHLGEFGGRDNIAKTKAEIYQSLTESSTAVVPFDDDYTQQLTAVAKQHTPNVIHYGWQHLQHNSDKADSSQPQVYATEVQTTALQSCFKLHFDLDSQTSVVDITLPMSGEHNVSNALAAAACAYAAGIAPEVIAAGLNQATSSKGRLGRQTLGMHHIIDDTYNANPNSMRAAADVLAAQAGYKVLVLGDIGELGDASSEEHYKLGQAIANKAIDLLLCAGEFAADTVAGARNQGMQQAYAFDTKAELFPKLQAVLAQKTESQQVCTLLFKGSRSTTMETLIDDLSKNTD; from the coding sequence ATGAGCCAATCAAACACAGACTCAGCCCAAACTAGCGGATTATTCAACTGGACGCCTGAGCATCTTCAGGCAGCAACGGCTCAGCTTGACAGTCAATGGATTGGCTTAGATGCTCAAAACAAAACAACGCTCAATGCCACTCGTATCATTACTGATACCCGTAAAATACAGGCCGGTGACATCTTCTTAGCCATTGTTGGCGAGAACTTTGATGGGCACAATTTTGTGACTGCCGCTGTTGAGAAGGGCGCTATTGCTGCCATTGTTAGCCAACCTATTGAAGCATTACCCGTACCGCAACTTAAGGTAGACGACACTCGTTTGGCTTTCGGTCAAATTGCCGCCTATCGTCGTCAGCAGCATCCTAATCTAAAGGTAATTGCCTTAACCGGATCAAGTGGCAAAACCACTGTCAAAGAGATGCTGCGTCATATCTTTACCCAAGTAGAAACAGCCAATGCCGCTCAGCAAAGCACCACTCTAGTGACACGCGGTAATCTAAATAATGACTTTGGCGTACCCATGATGCTGCTTGAATTAGAGCAACAACACCGTTATGCGGTCTTAGAGTTAGGCGCAAACCATGTGGGTGAGATTGCTTATACCACGGCTATGGTCAAGCCAGATGTGGCCTGTATCTTAAACATCGGAACGGCGCATCTTGGGGAATTTGGCGGTCGTGACAATATTGCCAAAACCAAGGCAGAGATTTATCAGTCGTTGACAGAATCTAGCACTGCGGTGGTGCCGTTTGATGACGATTATACGCAGCAATTAACCGCGGTCGCTAAACAGCACACACCCAATGTGATTCATTATGGTTGGCAGCATTTACAACATAACAGTGATAAGGCTGACTCAAGCCAGCCTCAAGTTTACGCCACTGAGGTGCAGACCACTGCGCTACAAAGCTGTTTTAAATTACATTTTGACCTAGATTCACAAACCTCTGTGGTAGACATTACGCTACCTATGTCAGGCGAGCATAATGTGAGCAATGCTTTAGCAGCAGCTGCCTGTGCTTATGCCGCTGGCATCGCTCCTGAAGTTATCGCAGCAGGCCTGAATCAAGCCACCTCTAGCAAAGGCCGCTTGGGAAGACAGACCTTAGGCATGCACCACATTATCGATGATACCTATAATGCCAATCCAAACTCTATGCGAGCTGCCGCCGATGTCTTGGCCGCTCAAGCAGGCTATAAAGTATTGGTACTTGGCGATATTGGTGAGCTTGGTGATGCCTCTAGTGAAGAGCATTACAAACTCGGGCAAGCGATTGCAAATAAAGCAATTGATTTGCTGCTGTGTGCAGGCGAATTTGCTGCGGATACTGTCGCCGGCGCTCGCAATCAAGGTATGCAGCAGGCGTATGCTTTTGATACTAAAGCAGAATTATTTCCTAAGCTTCAAGCAGTATTGGCCCAAAAGACCGAAAGCCAACAGGTTTGTACCCTATTATTCAAAGGGTCACGCAGCACGACTATGGAAACCTTAATCGATGATTTAAGCAAAAATACGGATTGA
- a CDS encoding UDP-N-acetylmuramoyl-L-alanyl-D-glutamate--2,6-diaminopimelate ligase, whose amino-acid sequence MTANQLASTDNEASALTLRQVVETALKVLPEQSQTLQQILSQPGIDIAFSKFVLDSRQLDNEVNNAPSVAAPAAFVLLKSHTQPIEKSQQYAQVAAEKAAFILTEIEPQYLASSTQTAEYACPIIFVANLRDILGSLIQISLLPSASLSSLTQSSDLQQQLPQVIAVTGTNGKTTISQLIAQLCQFSNVAQLQNSAVMGTAGNGRLDSLVQASHTTGDALAVQRFLRKMHDEGVSILALEASSHGLDQQRLQAVPVTVAVYTNLSRDHLDYHPDMEDYARAKARLFDTAYFPQLTHAVINADDEFASLMAETARRSGVKVWLYSLASEQGTINEIANDAYFVANKIEPSLEGVKIEVETSFGSLTLHSPLLGRFNVANLLAAVAGAMALGIELEDLPALVTKLQGASGRMQRVSIEDQDADSEQGVFIVDYAHTPDALTQVLTSLKSHCSGNLWAIFGCGGDRDKGKRPLMAQAGLAVADKVVLTSDNPRSEDPEQILEDMQQGMSDEQHQKTKVIADRKQAIQYAVEHAGSQDIVVIAGKGHETYQEIKGVRHDFDDREVLQHALIEANKR is encoded by the coding sequence ATGACAGCGAATCAATTAGCATCGACAGACAACGAGGCTTCAGCATTAACCTTACGCCAAGTGGTTGAAACTGCTTTAAAAGTCTTACCTGAACAGTCTCAGACTTTGCAGCAAATTTTATCTCAGCCGGGCATTGATATAGCGTTTTCCAAATTTGTATTGGACAGCCGTCAACTGGACAATGAGGTAAATAATGCTCCATCTGTCGCTGCACCTGCTGCGTTCGTGTTATTAAAAAGTCATACTCAACCTATCGAAAAAAGCCAACAATATGCCCAAGTAGCCGCTGAAAAAGCGGCTTTTATCCTTACTGAGATTGAGCCTCAATACTTAGCATCTAGCACCCAAACCGCTGAGTATGCGTGTCCTATTATATTTGTTGCCAATCTACGTGATATTTTGGGCAGCTTGATTCAAATCAGCTTATTGCCTTCTGCTTCTTTATCGAGTCTTACCCAGAGTTCAGATTTACAACAGCAGCTGCCGCAAGTCATTGCGGTAACGGGTACCAATGGTAAGACCACTATCAGCCAATTGATTGCCCAACTTTGTCAATTTTCAAACGTCGCTCAGCTACAAAACAGCGCTGTCATGGGCACTGCAGGTAATGGTCGTCTAGACAGTTTAGTACAAGCCAGTCATACCACGGGCGATGCCTTAGCGGTACAACGCTTTTTGCGAAAGATGCACGATGAAGGTGTCAGTATCTTGGCCTTAGAAGCCAGTTCACACGGTTTAGACCAGCAGCGTCTACAAGCTGTGCCAGTGACCGTTGCTGTTTACACCAATTTAAGCCGTGATCACCTCGACTATCACCCCGATATGGAAGATTACGCCCGTGCCAAAGCCCGTTTATTTGATACTGCCTATTTCCCACAATTGACCCACGCTGTGATTAATGCCGATGATGAATTTGCTTCATTGATGGCAGAGACTGCTCGCCGTTCAGGGGTTAAAGTCTGGTTATATAGCTTAGCGTCAGAACAAGGAACTATTAACGAGATAGCCAATGATGCCTACTTTGTGGCGAACAAGATTGAGCCCAGCTTGGAAGGTGTCAAAATTGAAGTCGAAACCAGCTTTGGCTCATTAACCTTACACAGTCCGCTATTGGGACGCTTTAATGTGGCCAACCTGTTGGCAGCAGTCGCAGGAGCAATGGCGTTGGGTATCGAGCTTGAAGACCTGCCTGCTTTAGTGACTAAATTGCAAGGGGCTAGTGGACGTATGCAACGGGTTAGCATTGAGGACCAAGACGCAGACTCGGAGCAGGGCGTATTCATCGTCGATTATGCCCATACGCCAGATGCCTTAACTCAAGTATTGACCAGTTTAAAATCACATTGTAGTGGCAATCTTTGGGCCATCTTCGGCTGCGGTGGTGACAGAGACAAAGGTAAGCGTCCTCTGATGGCACAGGCAGGTTTGGCTGTGGCCGATAAAGTGGTATTGACCTCTGACAATCCACGCAGTGAAGACCCCGAACAGATCTTAGAGGACATGCAGCAGGGCATGAGTGACGAGCAGCATCAGAAAACCAAAGTCATTGCCGACCGCAAACAGGCGATTCAATACGCGGTAGAGCATGCCGGTTCGCAAGATATCGTGGTCATCGCGGGCAAAGGTCATGAGACCTATCAAGAAATCAAAGGTGTACGTCATGACTTTGATGATAGAGAAGTGCTGCAACACGCCTTAATCGAGGCTAACAAACGTTAA